The segment gtcatggagttaatcaaagaagccacattattaggtgtcactataggtgggacatctaagttctttaaaTAATCTTGTAACATTCTATGATGTGTGGATGaaatttgaatcaaatcccaaagagatatcttggtgggagtagctttaagtttttgattaataaaaaaataggttttagggggacccaaaaccccatacaataggttttgaagggacccgaaaccctctagattttaccaggatctggaacccaaCAAACAATGCTGCTCAATGATACTAACAATGAAACACAACAACCAAAATCCAGCAAAACAGGCTAACACCAGCAAAATACCAACGTAGCCACTAACATAAAGAGTCAGCCAAACAATCAACAAATAATCATTACAAATCAGGTTGTCACCACGAACACTGCTACAACAACAAACTATAGAACATAAGAGAAGAGATCGAGGGTTTGATAGGAACCCTTAGCCAACCAATAGAGATTTTTCGGGTTCCCTTAACCCGAGAAAAAATTTGCAAGCTGCTCAAAGCAAGcccaaaccttaaccaaaaacaaccacaatcCATACTAGGCCCTTGAAAATTGTCAGCAACCAGCCAGACAAGAAACCACACAATAAGCATTATAAATATTAAGATCCAAACATATGcatgggggttttgaaaggctcccctaaccttcgagTTGGGTTCTATAATGGCACCCAAAACCACCAGAAAGAAGCCAACCACCTTAGAGCATCTGAAAATCATACCTCTAAAAACATCacacctctccacctctataggatagggacccacctcaataggggcTGGAAGGAAGGAGACCTTCAGCAGAGAGAACAAAGCTTCTAACCACAAACTAAAGTCCGACAATTGAGAGATGAAACCACTAAGCTTTACTAGACAACTGGATTTTGAAAAGTCTCTCGAAACCACtaagctttaagttgttcaataagatcatactctttaccaatattttgtgatatatgaggtgccgatggaagaataggttgagaagtcagaagtgaagaagggataactagaggaggattaggtttcctattatTCCAAGTATTATATGTGTGGGTAATTGAATTGTATCTCTCTCGGGTAAtctgtttagcatactcataaggactcttagtgggataagTGCCTTGCAtagtgttacccctatatttttgcttgttcctaaagcctcataatcagctattgttaatgttttaatgctgaattttttatggccaaactccatgtcggctgggagattttaattgttttatttttgggttacccatatacccaaacaatAAAATCCCAAGTCTTATGTGTCCTATTCAATAAATTATTTATGGGTTATTCTCTACTTGGCtcatttattctacagttaaaatttcataagaaacgaAGTCCTTAGTAAAATgttatgcaagtttttctatggcagcccaaaggaacaattatcattgaacttgaaccttgaactttcttaagttcaaaaggttcaaggttcaaagcttCAACGCGCAGCCAAATATGAAAACAAGGTGATAAATGAAGCATAATGTGGGGGAAGTTTGTGTTTTtaaaccttctgattgaaccccgtAGGTTCAAAAAGGTTCAagtggttcaaaaagttcaaaaggtttaaaaggttcaaagttcaaatttcgggttcatagtaatttttggtctttgaacttgaactttgaaccttctttggttcaagcccTCAGGTTCAAGGgcgcaagttcaaggttcaaggttcgatttCAGAGATTCAAATTTAGGGTTCAGAGATTCATCAGAtgcaggttcaaagtgtgtgagttcaagatttcaaaaatttcaaaaatccaatagcattggcatgtctaatgtttgtaattttcaatgtaaTCTGTAACCACGAATTTTCTGAGATAGAAAAATTAGTCTCGGTACGGGGGGCATAACTATCAATTGAACCGTTGGATCACActgaaattttaatatgttttataaaaCATAGTTTTCTAAATCTTCACCAGAGGGATTGGAAAAATATTATCTTGTTAAAACGTTATTaatctctgagtacgggtctatattaaaattctgagataaaagatttgaagcaaaaaaAAGAAGATACAagctaaaagaaaagattaattaataatcttttcaagaatcagttattgataaattaaattctcaaaggatatatatatttaatgaaataaaagagaaaggtttcttcttttcttttctttctctttctgctGTAAAAAGAAGGGACAACATTGTTTTCTGGACGACATAGTTTCATTTTTCAGAAAAattgagtctgtgagctcacattttggcattgatggaatgaagaagattttgttgatctatggatttgtcaatattttcttttgattacaattaACTTTTTTTGTATTGTGATtacttttcatttctttttctgctacatcaaactatgtatatatatttaattctgaaactttgattttagaaacaatttgtatgttggaaagaaATGTGATGTTAGCTCTTTGTTtgggtattctgatcccccttgtcctttgaggcatgagagagaatcgataAGAGTCTAGAGCATTTTGATTTATTGGAAAGGGTGCTTTCTTGAGTGTGgataattaaactgtgttttacttatcttcattcacttcattataaatatgCTATTCACATTTGTGTCATCTctatgagcagatgttagttgcctttattgctttccaGTTAAAAgcatattaaaaaaatatacatttttatctgatgaagggagctgtaccttcatatcaaaattcagagagcacttgcactcgccattgcaagtgactcaaccgttggttcttatttttgtcttttagtttgggcatttgggagtcatttttaaaaggtatttaagaaggtcaaatatgttaaccaacacatAGTAATAactggtttgttaggagtgcaaaaagaatcattagtataagcaccttgaaccacaaagagaggcttgttaatgGGTCGACAATTTGGAaaaggactagcaccttgaaccatgaaaaggggtttattaggtgtttcataatcattcacatgtatcatattgatcaaagATAGTTTGGGAATATGTGAGGAAGGTCTAGTAGAGCtaaaatcatcaagatattcataaagaggattatcaaccCTAAACATTTTTTCATTAACTTGGTAAAATTTTCCTAGTATTCATTAACTGGCATATTTCCTTGCTTGATGTCTTTATCATCTTGCAGTTTTTGATCATAGAATATTTATGGAAGCCATATTTGTCTGACAACTCCCACAAAATGCTCCCATGAGATTTTCGCTATCTTAATTCTTATCTCCAACTTCTTACTTTCCCACCATGTGGTGGCCTCTCCCAATAGTTGATAGGCCCCGTAGGCTGCTTTGGAATTGTCAGAGTAATTCCAAATTTCTAAGTACTTTTCCATCTCTGTAAGCCATGCCTTAGTGATGTCCCCCCTAATGCAGATCCTTCAAACTTCAGTggtttgatattcttcatgtcATTGGAAAGATCAGCCACATACTGTTTTTTATTAGTATTAAAATCTAAGGACTTTGAATGTCCTTCCTCATGCTTTCAGGTTGTCCTAGATTGTTCTTGCCTATTAACATTAACCCTTGATTGGGTttcaaattcatcatccttagattCTCATTGAATCTTGAACTTCCTTTTGAGATTATCTAATCTAGATTGGGTTTTATTCATGGCCTCCAAAAGTTGCATCGTCATAGCCATGGGTttgtttttgattaggataaataggttttgaggggattAGAAACCctgtacaacaagttttgaagggacctgaaaccctcataTTTTTCATGGATCCAGAACCAACAAAGGGACGATACTAAAAGATACATCAAGGACAAATAGCATCTCAGCCACAATCATACAAGTGTGGCAAACCAACCTACACTAGCCCATCAACAGTAGTAAGCCAATACAACCCAAGCTGGAAAAAGAAACAGATCTAAAACAACATAtagatataaaaaataaagaaCAAGGGTTTATATGGCACCCTCAACCAACAAGtagggttttcccaggctcccttaacctataTCAGAGTCTTCAAGCCACCAACAAAAAAACTtgaacctaaccaaaaacaaatacTGGCCAAGGTAGGCCATTGAAAACTACTAGCATCGAACCTGCCCTTAATAAGAGCTAAATACATAGGGTTTCTCCATGCTTCCTCAACCTCAAGAGTGGGTTTTAGAAGGCTCCCACAATCTGATAGTGTTTTAACAAGGCATCCTTCTAACTGATAAGCAACCAAGTGCAATCTGGGACCAAAGTGTTTTTAAAGGCTCCCCAAAACCTCAAGAGTACATTTTAAAAGGCTCCCACAACCGGACTAGAAAATGACAGCAACCATGCCACCAATAGCACCTCTGTATCCCAAAAAGTGGTCCACATCCACCTCCCCACAACACATACAAGCAAAAAAAGTAgcatccaactccacctcaataggagacagGTCACCTCTAGCCACATCCATCTTCCCCTCCATAGAAGATGAGACCATCTCAAAAGGAATAATCAAAGAAACCCTGAGATGCAAATAATGAAGCTCAACACATAAAGCCATGAAAAATGAGCAAAGGGAGGCAGAAAAAGCCCGAACGAGAAGATGCCTAAAGAACAATAGCTGTGAACATGAAGGATCATTCTCTCTCAACCAAAAACAATGGTTTTAAAAGGGTTCCCTTAACCTTCCTCTTAAATAGAAACACTGGGGTAAACATAAAGATCTTAGAAACAATAAGAATCACCCCATAGGGTTTTGAAAGGATCCCCAAACCAGAAATACTGGGTTTTAGCATGGCTCCTAGAACCAAAACAAGAGCAGAACAAGGAAACTTCCAGCCAAACACAAGAGAGTAGAAGACAAGCGAAAAACTCAATAACACCCTCATCAACGAGGCAAGAGAGCTCCATATCCCAAGAGAAAAAACCCCCCTAAATAGTACCCTACAACAAATCATAGGTAAATAGGCCCAACCCATCTCCACCTCAAAAGACAAAACTGAGAATAACCCATGAAAAAGAAAGTAGAGACTATACCCAGAGAAGCCAAAAACAAAGGGATCAACCAAagcagaagaaaagaaaagaaaagaaaaaaccctCCAAAAAACTAGACGATTTTCCCACTTGAAAGACAAGGAGGCCACAATAGCTAGATGAAGGACACGATAGGCTCAAACAATCACATCCCAAAATAGGGACATGCACCCACAATCCCACAACCGCACACACCAGATGCAAGGGCCTCTGCAAAAGCAACCATTGGCTCCAAAGTAGATCTCCTTTGATGCCTAGGCTCAAACCCAAGCAGAGGAGAGGAGAATGACATCCAAGAGGAGCACTCCACACATTGCCCAAAAAACCACAAACCTGTGCCTTGAGCACCCACCAAGTAGGAAATCCCAAATCCACGCCCACCCTCCACATGAGCTGTAAAGGCTCCTGAAATAGATACCCACCAGGAAACAATGAGCGGGTGATAGGAGAAAGTAGCTGCTGCCCATCCCCTAACACAACACACAAAGTAGAAGGCATCAGCAAAGAAAACccctttggtgcaggagcacccttccaaaatctttctctttttttgtttttgttggtgttatgcttcttatgaagccattgtacatgaataagagccatgagctcatgtgtgttagactaggtcctagttgtaggtccttagtgtttgttgtgatttcttgtgtaggagaggttgagtgtgcctggagtgtgtgttaggccttactggcatgttgatgtccttaggatagcccaaaataggcctaggagtcatgaaaagcaacaatggcaaagttgctcaaaagatgcaaaagttgcatgacaacttttaaaagttgtcaagcaactcttccacccaaaatggtcatagacccttgtgcacgtggagagccctaattttggcacaccgactAAGGCAAAGGTAGAATAAGTACTTTTAAACCCTAAAacaatgggttggatgtcaaactttgtacggccctagcaaaaaGATCAGACTAAGACTGtaaaaactgttaccagtcagtttgaatgaagaaaacaagcaaattaatggattgagataAATCCAAAACTGTGTGGTTTGTctgtcatggtgtaaatactttcatttcaagtagttagtttaggtttttacttgcagattgagtaagtttgtaaatagtttgtaaactgtcttcttattatccagttttggacaggattgtgtaaatgaagtcttaactccattccccattgtggaaacaccatgaaaccatggggaatgggagtgaagaccctgtactatagtcccatgcaagcagggcccttggaaatgcaaggaggccaagcaaaggcccattcctaggcgagactagacaatgcccggttaggaatggttgttgctgcagaggtcttggagagaaaggttggatagaggagagtacatcctttggaggaagtgcagaggagtgtttgaagcatcattgatgtgaaggaggatcctccaccaatccaaacaaggtggctaaaactcaaagtactcactgtgacccaggtagaccctagaaaccctcacaaaacccttaaaaaccccaaaattcgccctaggcactatacgaccacttggaggcccaaaaactaggaaatatttgagcccttgccaattgaatggcagtccattttgggagttaggtttgtttgtgcatcatttgggagagggagccctagaagaccggttaggaggcctaattggtcctaatccttgtagccctttttgaaggcaaaaacccaaatttgtgaaatcggtaaggggttggaatcttgaaacctcttgggggatcatgaatgggtggatagaccatgaaatagacctgaaacaaccttgctgagaccttggaaggtgtggaacaagattagcccttcttagccatagtaagggattttgagtctcatgagtaggtgagaccttaggagcagcatagcaactcattggtgggtggattgggcaaggtcaggggattcctcaagcaaaggaagtcctagagaccctagggtgtgaggagaacactaggagatccaaggaaaggatccaagagcatagactaggctagtctatcctaaaccccatcccatcaccctCCTAGAGGCCAAGAAAGGGGGTTCAAAAATAGTAACCACCCACCACCATCATCTTCATCCGAataatttccacctccatgaatggCTCCTTCAGCAGAAACCCTAGTCGCGTTCCCTCCTCTTCCTTCGCGCTCCATTTTTTGCTTACAGGAAAACTCCATAACTGTGGGTTTGTTAATATCCTCAGAATCTCCTTTATTATTCTTGGAATTGTCCATGTTCTAATTATTTTCTTGATGAAAGAGAATTAATTTTGCTTATTAGGTTCATTTTAATTTTTACCTATCCATTACAAGAGTATAATTGATAACAAAATATTCAatccaaaattcaattttattactcaattcaaaattgattgcaTTTAAATTAGCTATAAATTTTCTTTCACTCTCATTTCGGAATCGCTATCACAAGAAGTGATAGGTTCTTCTTGATCACTAAACTTAGAGAAAGGAACAAGTATATAACCAGGGCTAGGTACATGATGTTTCACAGGTTCAACAAAGGTTATATTCCAAGAGGTTTCTCAAGCACAGGTTTAGTTTCAATTCTAAATTCCTTAAAAATGGATTCCTTGATTGCAACCTTACTAGCGATCGTCCAttcacctctttctcttcaaagcAACTTAAGAGCGTTAGCCATGGTTTCCTTATTGGAGGGAAAAGATCAACATATATAGTTATGCTTTAACCAAATTTTTTAGAGTTGGTTACACATAGGGTGTCAGGATTTCTTTCGGGGTGTTCATCGGATCCACATCATGTGAAATAGGATGACTAGGGTTTAGTTTTCTATCTACATTTTAAGTGGCAAGGCTAATGTTCAGTGTCAAACCTGgtagctctaataccatatgtaaCAACCAAAAATTTTAGAATGGAAATTTttattaactattaactattctactaaaaaaaattcatttcaattACGTTTAGATGAAAAATGAAATAGTTATTAATTAACTTTAACTTCAACTAACTAACCATTTCAGTAGAAAGGAAAAATAACTAACATCAAATCAACTTTAGATTTTTAAGAAAAGAAAGATAATGGTTAAGAGTTTATATAATAACAATCTTTTTGAAAAACTTATGTAGAAATCATTACTACTgggagagggagagcatcatcaagggttTTTCCGCTCAACAATGGACATAAGTCCCTCCCGCCACTTCATTCTGGAAGGGCTTGACCCTTCACAAAGGTAGCATATACAAGAAAATTGAGTTAGTCACatctgtgtgtgtgtgcatgcgcgCGTATGTAAatatgatactttccctccctctTGAGGGTGTTGTGGTTCTTGCAAACAATTGGTCACAAGAAAATTGAGTTAGTCACATCTTAACCATATTGTCGAGTTCATAAAATACTGCTAACTAAATAACTTCTTTCATAGAAGAAAAAAACAATGTCATTGATTAACTAGAACAAAGCATAATAAGCATTTTTTCAAAATCAAGAAAGACTTGGATGTAACAATCTTTAATCTAAAAGATCAATTGCTTAAGATATTATTCTTGTTAAATTTCTTACCACCCCAtccattattattttgatttttcaagttataGTTACAATATATAGACTTCTAGACAGATGACTAATATTTCAATTAATTTCTTGGTATGACTATATCAAACATTAAAATTCTTTGTTTAATTTATACATGGATCTACTTTGGTTGACATGTCATGTTTTATTCTCCATGAGGCCTTGTAGGCATTGACATTGACAATCTCCATCTATTTGTTAGTAAATTTTATGTATTGGATCTATGTAAAAGGAAGATAAATAGGAGTATTAAGTATGAGATATAGAGAAGCTACCCATAGTCAAAATAGTTAGAGCCTAGTGAAAATTTTCCCTTGAAACTTCAACATCTCTACAATACATATCTTAACTTTGAGGATGTGATAATCCAACCTTCAAGTTACACTAAGCTCTAAATGCCCTACACTTGGATGGTCCGTTTGGCATATATACGAGTTTGTTCACACCCCTTTGTCTAGAGATTGATCACAATAATCCTTATGTGCATTGTATTTGGTAGATTTGTTGAGTCTAAAACTAGAGACTATTTTATTTTTAGATGCTCTAGTTAAGATTAGATGTGATATTTTTGTCTCTTTAAAGACTTGAATAATTCTAGTAAAACCTTTATGACTTATGAGTATCATATAGACTTAACTCTTTTATTCAAAATACTTGACCTTCACAAATATTTTACTAAAGACATTGCTtccacaataaataaataaataaataaatatatatatatgaatattaaaTTCTTTTATTCACAATATTTACAAATTATAGATATCTTTACACATTTTCTCTGAAATGCATACATTTATTTATGAATGCTcagatattaatatttatattaaaacaTTTCTTATTATTGTTAATAGCTTTGAACACGATACCCCCGTAAAGACGCTTCAAAATTTTATTTGCATTTATTCTTATGCGCTCCCCTTCCATCAAAGGTTCGACACATGGAAATTTGGCAGAGAATTCTTTATTAAGAGGAGGTACAGGGATTACTAACAGGGCCCAAGAGGTAATCCACAAAGACACTTGTTATGGGAATATGAAGATACAGGAAACCCGTTCAGCGGCTTCCCTTGTGGAATCTCTCCGCACAGGTGATTATAGCTCACGTTCAGCTGGCTCAGATTCGTTAGATTTAACATCTCCGTGGGAATTTTTCCAGTCAGTCCATTCTTTGACAGATCCAAAGTCTTCAAATCAGTCAACGTGCCAATAGAAGATGGAATGCTTCCATACAGCTGATTTGAATGGAGATCCAGAGTCTGCAACAGGCGGGAGAAATTGACTCCGATGGAGAAGTCATATTTGAGTTGATTGTTTGACAAATTGGCGTGGCTCAAGAACGTCATGGTCGCGAAAAACTCCACTGCACTGCCGCTGATATTGTTGGCAGAGAGATCGACCGAAGTGAAAAACTGGGCGGCCCTGGGCTTCCAGTCCTCGAGCCCCGTGTCAATCCCACACCCGGCCAAACTGATCTCGAAACCGAAGCTCGCATTCATGATCCAGGTGGGAATATAATTACCCAGCTTGAATTCATTGTAAGACAAGTCCAAGAAGCTAGGAAGCAAACGCAGAGACGGAAGCGGGTTCGTGAGCCTGTTTCCGGAGACCTTCAAAGTACCCAGTTGGGTGAGCAGAGTAAAAGAGGTCGGGATAGGGCCTTCGAGGAAATTTCTAGAAAGATCCAGATCACCCAATCCTGAAATGTTGCCCAGGGACGCTGGAATGTAGCCCTTCAGCTGGTTATCCTCCAAATGCAGCGCCGCCAGTCTGCTCAAACGACCGAGCGAGGAAGGAATTGTGCAGGCCAGCTTGTTGTTGTTCAAAGACAGAAAAGCAAGCTCCGGAAGGTTTCCATAAGATGAAGGAATTTTTCCCACCAGGGCATTATGCGAAGCGTCCAGCAGAAAGAGAGTTTGGATGGAGCCGATGGACTCGGGTAGAGAACCGTATAAGAGGTTGTTATTCAGTCTGAGCATCACCAACCGGCTCAGGTTCCCCATTGCCTGGGGGATTGTGCCGGTTATCCGGTTTTCTTCGAGTTCCAGCGTGTCCAGATTGGTCAGCGTTGTAATGGCCGGCGGAATGATCCCGCGTAGCCTGTTGCCGCCCATCCTGAGTATCCTCAGCTTGCTCAGCCTGGTTATCCAAGATGGCATTTTGCCGATAAAATCGTTCTGCGATAGATCGAGCGTGTCGAGATGTTGCAGGCGGGCGATTGCATTGGGGATTTTTCCGGTGATTTTTTTCCACGCCGGAAGACGGATGTAGAGAAGCTCCGTGAGATCGCCGATGGATTTGGAGAGCGTGCCGGCCATGTAGATGGTGGTGTTCAATGGATCGAAGGAGCGCAGATCGATCATAATTACTTTGCC is part of the Cryptomeria japonica chromosome 10, Sugi_1.0, whole genome shotgun sequence genome and harbors:
- the LOC131073345 gene encoding LRR receptor-like serine/threonine-protein kinase ER1, which codes for MIDLRSFDPLNTTIYMAGTLSKSIGDLTELLYIRLPAWKKITGKIPNAIARLQHLDTLDLSQNDFIGKMPSWITRLSKLRILRMGGNRLRGIIPPAITTLTNLDTLELEENRITGTIPQAMGNLSRLVMLRLNNNLLYGSLPESIGSIQTLFLLDASHNALVGKIPSSYGNLPELAFLSLNNNKLACTIPSSLGRLSRLAALHLEDNQLKGYIPASLGNISGLGDLDLSRNFLEGPIPTSFTLLTQLGTLKVSGNRLTNPLPSLRLLPSFLDLSYNEFKLGNYIPTWIMNASFGFEISLAGCGIDTGLEDWKPRAAQFFTSVDLSANNISGSAVEFFATMTFLSHANLSNNQLKYDFSIGVNFSRLLQTLDLHSNQLYGSIPSSIGTLTDLKTLDLSKNGLTGKIPTEMLNLTNLSQLNVSYNHLCGEIPQGKPLNGFPVSSYSHNKCLCGLPLGPC